The DNA segment GCAGTGGGTCTGGAGGGAAGACCAGAGCCTGTAGGAGATGCATGAAAGTGTTCAGGCCCAAGGCGggccccccaccctctccttccaACCTCCTACCACCACCTGCCCCCAGGGGATGAGGAAATGGATCACAGGGGATGGTATGTAGGTTCCAAACCTCGCTGCTCTGGGGCCATCCTGCCAGGCCTCCTCAGTCCCCTTCAGCACCGAACACTTCCAGgaaccccagcccccacctcctgctcatAAACTGGGGTAGGGCCCGGGGTATCATGTGCCTGGAGAGCAGACCTGAGATCTCATGACCTGCCCCATCCTGGAGATTGCCCAACTGCCCCGTCCCATACCTGTTCCCCAGAAGGCCATGGTAGTAGGCGAAATAGACCAGGGAGTTGTCATTCTGCTCATAGGAGGACAGCCCGTTGCCCACAGCCAGCCCCTGTGAAACACCCAGGGCATTCAGGTCatctggagggagaggaggagcctCCCCTGACAACACCCAGACCTCCAGCCACCTGGAAACTGAAATCCAAGGTGGTTTGTGGGGAGGCCACTCAAAGCAAAGAACAGAGCTGGCTGGCTGACAGGTGAGCTTCCTGTCGTGGGAGGCACGGGAGCAGAGGTAGGCCAGCCCGTGGCAAGCATGTTACAAAGCAGACCAGGTTGGACAGGGAAGATGGCCCGTTTGACCTCGCTACCCAAAAGGCCATGACCATAAGCTGCCTCACTCCCTCCTGCAGCCGCCCTGTACCTGCAGGTTCATGCTGGGATCCTGCATGACCAACACGGCCAGGGTGGGGATGTAAATGCCGGCGTAGCTCTCTCCTGTCAGGAAAAGCTCATTGTCCTTGTACTCCGGGAAGAGGCGGAAGAAATCCTGCAGGGCCTCAAAATTGCTCTGGGCAACCTAGGGACAGCAGGAGGGAGGCAATCAAAAGGTTCTGGTATTTGAGCTTGAAAGAACCTCAGAGATAATGACACCCACCCACTCTGAGCAAGAGGAAGTGGCTTCGCCAAGACCGCACACAGCTTGTGACAGAGCCGAAAATGGACTGTCCCGGGTCGCGCCACCGTTAGAGAACCAGAGAGGCTGGGGCACTGGGCAGGCATGGGGCTCACCTCGGTGTCATTGGTTGCATAAGTCTTGTCATCAGAGTAGGAGAAGCCCACCCCAGCTGGGGACTCAAGGTACAACACATTGGCAATCTACATGGCGGGAGAAAACCAACTGAAGAAGGCTCCCCAACCCATCCAAGTGCCCAGACACCCCCACAGGACCCACGGCTCCGTCTATACCAGGTTCCAAGAATAGGGGTTGTACTCCAGGGTGGCACCATCTGGCTGCacctgaggaggagagagatggttAAGTGCCAAGGGCCAAGCGGGTGGAAGGAAAAGggcccctgtgctgggcactccACATTCGGGCAAAACCCCTGAGAGGTACGGATAGTCAAGCCAATGGTACAGACGAGGGAACCCAGGCTCAGGTAAAGGGCACACTTGGGAACACTTCCAAGTcctgttctccctcctccccagccctttcCTTTAGGGACGCCCGGTCTTCTCCCCTTCCTGGTTAGGGGGCAGACAGTGGCCTTCCACTCACCAGGAAGGGGCCGTGCTCCGTGAGGAAGCCATCGAGGGAGCTGCAGCCCGGCCCTCCGTTGAGCCAAAGCACCAGAGGGCTGCTCTTGGGATCCTTCTGGGACTCCACAAacctgggaggggaggcagagcagggTCGGTGCAGGCGGAGGGCCCCTTCCAGTGCTCCCGGCTCCCAGGCCCCCTCGGGGGTCTTCAGACCCTCCCCCAGCTCGCGCCCCGTCCCCTCCCCGCTCTGGAGGGAGGGCCGCAGACCAGTAGTGGAGGTGCTTGGAGCCGGAGCCACGAAGGTAGCCGGAATACTGGCGGAAAGCCGGTTGCTTGGCCAACCCGGGCAGATACTGGATCTCATCCAGGTCCGGCACTGCCTGGCCCGGGGGCGCCCagggcaggagcagcagcagcagcagcagcaaagacGGCAACAGCGCGGCTCCGACCATCTGCGGCAGGAAGCGGGGCCGCCTGTTTCCGCGCTCCCTCGCTCCTCGGCGCTTCCGCGTGCCCGCCCCGCGGACAAGCTGGCGGCGCGGAGCCCAGAGGAGTCCCCGGCCCGGCCCCACCGCCCACCCGCCGCACCGCCCCGGGCTGCGGGTCCCCTGCAGCCTCCAGGGCTGTCCTCACCTCTGCTCCCCCGCGTCCTTGCTCTCCAGGAGGGGCCCGGCAGCGGAAGGTCATGTGGAGTCCGAGTCACGTGGGGGCCGGCGTCACGTGACAGTCATCCTTCGGCGCCTCGCTGGTACCCCCGGGACCGGTGGCTCGCAGACGGCGGCCTGCGCGGGGTCAGAGTCCGCAGTCCTCCCAGGTCGTCTCGCGCGCGCCAGCCATCAGACGACCCAGAAGTGGGCGGCCAGGATCCCCCAGCCTCCCGGGGGCCCCGGTCCAGGCTGGATGGCTGAGCAAGAGGCGCTAGGACCCCAGGGCAGAGCCTCGGGGAAGGCAGTCGGGGGGATGGGAGGGTTACCTTACTTGGTGTCCCCGCGGTCACCCTCTGAGCACGCCGCCCAAAATAGTCCCCGGCGCCCGCCGGCCTGTCTCGTGGCCGGGAGATGGCTGCTGTCTCCGACCCCGTGGACTTGGGTGCGGCCTGGAGATCCGCGCGCCCCGAGCCCCCTCCCACCCGCTTCCACCAGGTGCACGGTGCCAATATCCGCGTGGACCCCTCCGGGACGCGGGCCACACGCGTGGAGAGTTTCGCTCACGGCGTATGCTTCAGTCGCGAGCCGCTGGCCCCAGGCCAGGTATTCCTGGTCGAGATCGAGGAGAAAGAGCTGGGCTGGTGCGGGCACCTGCGCCTCGGCCTGACCGCTCTAGACCCCTCCACTCTGGCCGCCGTGCCCGAGTTTTCGCTGCCCGACCTGGTCAGCCTTGGCCACACCTGGGTCTTCGCCATCACGCGCCATCACAACCGCGTGCCCCGGGAGGACCGCCCGGAGGCCGAGGCATTGGCCCCCAGCCGCCCCCCGGCCCTCCTGGTGGAGCCGTATCTGTGCATTGAGCAGTTTCGCATTCCGCGCGACCGCCTGGTGGGTCGCAGCCGGCCCGGGCTCTACAGCCACCTCTTGGATCAGCTGTATGAGCTGAACGTCCTGCCTCCGACCGCACGCCGCAGCCGCCTGGGCGTTCTTTTCTGCCCGCGCCCGGACGGCACGGCCGACATGCACATCGTCATCAACGGCGAGGACATGGGCCCCAGCGCCCGGGGGCTGCCAGCCGCCCAGCCCCTCTACGCAGTGGTGGACGTGTTTGCCTCCACCAAGAGCGTGCGCCTGGTCCAGCTCGAGTACGGCTGTAGGTATCCCATCCCCTGAGCAGCGACCCCTCCTGGCCCAGTGCGGGGACAGGAACTTGCTAGGATTCCCAAGCCAGCTAGCAAGGCCTTTGTCCGTCAAACATTAGTTTAGAAATTGAGGAATCTGActtcaaattctgcctctgctTGGGATCTTTGACAAGTCACTCCCTGGCTCTGAGCCTCCCTTTAGCATCTCAGCTGTGATCCATCAGGTTGCTTGCTTTGCCAGTATTTTCTGTATTAAGCTAGGGCAGGGATTCTAAACTGATGTTACACCTGGGTTGCTTTCAAAATTGTGTGCTCTTTTATTAAACGAATGTTCCTAGATTTGGGCATACCAGTTTAAAGTCATCATAGGCCCCAGATCGAGAGTATCTTATTCGTGAGATCTGGTCCTTTATAGCCCTCTTAAGCCCTTTATTTATACCTCTGATCATTTTATGAATTCAGTGAACTAGAACCCACTCTGTGTCAGACCTGTGCTGGAGGCTGGGCATGCACCGGTGAATCAGGCACTACCTGTACCCCTGGCAACTGCTAAGGGAGGGTTCATATAGAAATAGGGCTGCAACATTGTGGAGGTTTTGAAAGAGGTGCTTAGGTCAACCACATAAACAGCCCTGTGACGCAGGCTGGACCTGGAGAGCAGAAGGGACTTGCCCGAGTTAATGACAAAGGGAGAACCAGGACCTAGGTCTTCTGGGTCTCAGCCTCAGAGCCCCCTCCAGTTCAGTTTGCCTTTGACAGCCTTCTTTCCACAGTGCCGTCCCTGCAGACTCTGTGCCGCCTGGTCATCCAGAGGAGTGTGGTGCACCGGCTGGCCATTGATGGGCTCCACCTGCCGAAAGGACTTAAGGATTTCTGCAAGTACGAGTAAAGGCCTGCAGCCGCCCTGGAGCAGGGCCACAGGAGCGTGTCCTAGCCCTGGCGCTGTGGCTGGCCTGAAGCTGGCCATACTGCTGCCAGCCAGGCCTGGAAATAAACACAGCCGATGTTGACACCGATCACTGGAGGGTCTCCTTGCCCTGGAAGCCTGTGAGGGGCACTTCTTGTAGAATCGCTGTGGGTCAGCAGGTCAGAGCAGGAcagggcattttatttttatttattttttaaaaagattttatttgtttgagagacagagtgagagcaagcgcacacgagcaggggcaggagagggataagcagcctcccctgctgagcagggagcctgatgcggggcttgatcccaggactctggcatcatgacctgaactgacggcagacacttaaccgatggagcTACCCCAGGCGTCCCTAGGCAGAGCATTACAGACATCACCTAGACCAGTGGTTCCTAGCCTGGCTACTCATTACGGTTATCTGGGATAAACTAAGGAGCTGAAGCCCCAAACCCCATCTCCAGAGATTCCCATTCCACTTGTTGGAGGATTAGGCCTACACATTCTTTTGTAAAAGCTCCCCAAAGATTCTAATGTACAGCAGGATTGAAAAGCATTCCCCTAGAATAGAGGCCTTGACTTTGGCATATATTATAACCACTTGAGGGACTTCGAGAAATACTGCTAACTGGGTCTGAGCTggggattctgatttaattggtctgggatgAGGGTGGGCATCAGTATTTCTAAACGCTCCCAAGAGAATTTAATGTGCATCCCAGTGTGAGACCCAGTGCCCTGGACCAAtgatttcattttgcagatgggaaaccAATCCTAGAGATGGGAATGTattccaaagtcacagagcaaaGAATGAGTGCAGAGCGTTCCCTCTCTCGTACTGCAGAGCACAAAGCACCCGCCTCGTTATTTGTATCTCTGATCATTTGCTTCCATTACAgagaatctcatttaatcctcacaacttcTGGTGAGGGAGTGGGTAGTCCTTACttccactttacagaggagaTTACCAAGGAACAAAACTGtccaagtgacttgcccaaagtagAGGTAAGAACCTAGAATGTCCAGTTCCTGGTCCAGTGCTCTTTTAACCCCATCCCATTGTCATACACAGGTTCTTAGAATGAACAGGTCAGTGCTGTGAGGTAGGTTCCAGGTGTAAAGGGGAGGGACTATGAGGTGACATTCTAGAATGGTGGAAGGGGTAGGACAGGAGGCAGAGACTTTTCCCTCACAAACGGGGGCTTTTGGGCAGCCATGTCCTATTTCATGTCTCCACAAACTCATCAAGGTCTTCTGCCTTCCAGCCAAGGTGAGAGAGGGGCTCCTGGAACTGGAGCGGATACCACAACTTTCCGTGAGAACTTGTTTCCTGGCTCTGGGGACGTGGAGGTTCTGCTGGACATTTTTGGGCTGGCCCTGGAGTCAATTCTCCGAAGAAAGCCATTCCAAAAGTCCTTGCCAGTGGCTAcctgctcactcactcattcactcaacaaacacttctCCATTACTTACTCGGTGTTGGGGACTGAGGGTGCGGATATGACTAAAACACCTAGTTCCCAGCCACTAGACAGCCCTGTTGGGCTGGTCTTAATTGCTCCTGTTTCCAGTGCTCTGTTCCTATGCCCTGCCCCTCAGGCCCTCCTGAAAGACACCAAGAATAACATTCCATCTCATTCCTGTCTCTACAGGTGGGGCTACTTCTCCGGGCTCATCCCTTGGCATCTATAGTCCTATAGAGCCAGTGGTGGTGGCCTCTGGTGGACTAGGCCCACTGAGCCAGAAAGCCCAGGCCTGGGGCCCGGCCCTGGCAGTGCCAGAAgccaggggctgccctggggggcCTAGCTGGGAGACACTGCAGCGGAAGGAGTATGGCCGATACAACCACAAATTCCCCCACGCAAGGCAGCCCGAGAGCTTGGGCTGGGAGGACGGCTGCCCCAGAAGCAGAGCTCCCCACCTGGGCGGCCCCAGCTGGCCTGGGCCCCTGCTGCTGTGTGGGCTGTCACCAGGGGTTCTACCGATGCCCTCTGAGGCAGGGGGGAAGGAGGCGAGCTCCCAGCCTGACATCTGCATCCTTACCCTGGCCATGATGATCGCTGGCATCCCCACCGTGCCTGTCCCAGGCCTGCGGGAAGAGGACCTGATCCGGGCGGCTCAAGCTTTCATGATGGCCCATCCGGAGCCAGAGGGGGCAATGGAGGGGGCGCGGTGGGAGCAGGCATGTGCCCACACAGCCTCTGGGCAAATGCCCCTAATGAGATCCAGGAGAGGCCAGCCTCCTGGCTCCTGCTTGTAGCTGGATGAAATAGCACCAGACACATAGGGTGGCTTCTCTGTATGGTTTTTGGGCAGATAGAATCGGGAGTGCCTGTGCCACGGATGGGGATAGGGTGGTTGTTTGAGCCACTCTGGTCAATACAAGTCTTTCATCAGGGCCCAGACCCCAGGAAGTTTCTCTAGATACCACTAAGTCAGGAGACAGGACTTCTCAGAGTAGTTACAGTGAAAATTACCTGAGGCAGGAGGCCTGGCTTGGAGTGGAGGCCTCTTTTGTATTGTTTTGGGATTCgatcaagatttctttttttttaattttttaaatttttttaattaattaattaatttattcaacagagatagagacagccagcgagacagggaacacaagcagggggagtgggagaggaagaagcaggctcatagcggaggagcctgatgtggggctcgatcccataacgctgggatcacgccctgagctgaaggcagacgcttaaccgctgtgccacccaggcgcccctcgatcaAGATTTCTTATACAAAGTCCTAGGCAATGTGAATTTTCCTCTTGCCTTACATTTCCCAGCCAGCTGAGATCAAGTGATGAGACCAGAGGCAAGGAAAATGAACAGTTACTTGAGCGCCCACCGGTCATGGGCCCATTATATGCAGGCTCTCCTTTAATCTTACCAATGCTGTGAGGatctccatttttacagatgaacagATTGAGCCCTTTGAGAGGTGACTTGCCTGATATCCCAGAGCTAGTAAaaaatcaggcagagaaagaaccGGGATTTGTACGTAGTGTCGGACTCCAACGTCTATTCTTTCCACAATACTTGCTCTACTGCCTTCTAGAAGACAAAAAACTAGATGAGTGCTGGAATAGGCAACATTTGACTTTAATGACCTCCGGGTGGGGCCTAGAGGGCAAAAGCTGGGATCTACCTCCTCTCCCCTGTGGGTCAGGCGAGTCATCTAATGACTGGGGAAGCTGTTACCAAGCCCCTGCCCTTGATCTCTACCCAGTGTCTTATCCTAGAAGCAGGACCACCTGTTTCTAAGGCccttgagctaagaatggtttttaaccttttgaaaaGGCTGCcgaacaaaaccaaaccaagaatatacaacagagactgtggccagcaaagtctaaaatatttacttccaggccctttacagaaaaggtttgctgacTCCTGTCTTAGGAACTAGATACATTTTAGGTAACAAGCTGTGGCAGAATAGAAGACCCCTGTCCTTTCCTGGAAGGAGGGCCCATGGAAATACAATAGTGTGAGCGTGTATGTGTACATGAGCATCTCTGGGCATGGAGGGTAATCAGAGCTGGACCTGCTCATAAGGGCCGATCCAGCTGTCGGCCAGCTCCCGCAGGGTGCTGTACCTCCGTTCAAACTCCTCCTGGCTGCACTGCTGCAGGAGCTGCCCCACCTCCTCAGTGAGGAGAGCCACGGCCAAGTGCTTATCCAACGTCTCACTCCACTTGCTGCCCAGGATGTTGTCTAGACTGGCAGCACAGCCTGCTGTCCACTGGGCTGGCAGCATGTCGGGCTGGAGCACCTGGTGTTGGGCACTGAGCATGGCCAGGATGTGGCGGCAGGGCAGGTGGAAGGCCTGGTGAAAGTAGCAGCTGCAGctggcagggggctggggctgcacCCTGTGGGTGTCCTCCAGGATCTGGATGTTCACCTTTTCTGAGCCGGAGCCGATGAGGTGCACAGATTTCTGGACCACAGCGAGCTCACCCAGACAGAGCTGGGCTGCCGGCCCCGTGCAGATGGCATTGAGAGAGTGCTGGATGCGGGCTTCTACCAGCTGCTCCACTTTGGGGCTTTCGGGGCTGATGTCTAAGGGGGCGTGATTGTTCTGGGCACTCAGGCCCGGGCTGAAGCTTGCCTCGTCTCCCGCGTTCTGCTGCATGTATCGGAGCAGAGAGGCCATGCCTTGTTCCACAGAGGGGGTGGTGCCGAAGAACTGGCTGAGGACGCGGGTGGTGACCTCCAGGCCCTGGAAGTAGCGGCTGCTCTCAGCTCGGCTTCTCCAGCGGTGGGCCAGCCAGATGCGGTCGTTGAGCAGCCAGTGTGAGTGGAGCTCGGGCAGCTGGGCCGGAGGGATGCAGCTGCTCAGGAGTGTATACAACTTCCTCAGGTTGCCGGCTGTGGCTGAGCACATCGTGCTCTGCAGGGAAGTGAGGAGCACCCTCTCCACAGGCTGTTCCAGGGACAGCTGATAGAACTTGCCCTGGAGGAACTTACAGATGTGAAAGGCTGAGAGCAGGACCTCGGCTGCAGGGAACTCCATAGCGAGGGTGGGCAGCGGGAGGAAGTGGGGATCTACCAGGATGGTACAGACTCTCTCCCACGCTGGGTTAAACTTCTTGAACACCTGGAACATCTGGGCCAGGCCCTCGGCATCCTCCTTGGCAGGAATGGCGAAGTAGACTGCCCGGGCGAGATGACCCCCCAGCTGCACCCGAGGTCCATCTACGAGGAAGGTATATAGCACCTTGCCCACTGGGTTATAGGTCCGGTGGATAAATAAGATCTCAGGGAAATGGGCAAAGACACTTTGCATAAAGCAGCTCTGGTAGTTGAGGGTCTCTAACTGAGCAGTCTTGCTAACCTGATGCAGCAGCAGAGGTGGGTTTGGGTCCTCAATCAGGAGCTCATTCAGCATTGTCAGGGCCATGGGGGAGATGGGAGATGTCTAGATGCCAAGGTCAAAACGCTTTCTCTGCAAGGCTGCTGTCCAGGAGACTCTCAGGATCTCAAGCTCCAACTAAGCTGAAGCTTGAGGCTGGAATGTAGTTCCCCGATCTTGTTCCAAAGATGGGCCTATGGAGAGGAACAGAATTTTAAGGAGAGAGTAGGGGCTTGGCTCCTCAATTATTCATCCAGACAATACTGCTTACTGTGTACCAGCACTGTTCTGGGGGAGATACATGATAAAcatataaacagataaaaatagaACAGTCAATGAAGGTTGCAAAGACCACAAAACTGGGTAACAGGTAGAGAGTaagttgggagagggagagatattTAGCTAAGGTGGCCAGGGAAGCTCtctctgggtggggggagaggatgACATTGGAGCTGAGACCTAACTGATAAGCTGGCCATGGGAAGATTCAGTTCCCAGAGATTTAAGTGGGTGTGAAGGCTAGACCTGTATAtggtcttccccccccccctaaagagcattttaaatatttatttagcactttatATTTACAGATTACTGCTTGGcatccattctttcatttggTCCTAGTATATGTAAGAGAACTGTAattgcctcccccccccccaattataTGATTCTGGGCAAGTCAGCGACTACCTCTGAGCCTCAAGCCCTTCAACCACGAACAGGGGCTATCAAATGTGCATGGGTTCTCCTGCCTCTCCATAAATCCCTCTATGAACTGCAGTACTCTGTTCAAATGTTTCCTCTATTTGGTCCCAAACCGGGttatgtccccattttacagatgagaaactgaggttcaaagaggttaagtgacttgcccaccATTACTCCGTAAGTAGCTGGAAGCTGAGTCTTTGGCTCGGGGTCCTGATTGCTTTCCACAGTATCTCAAGTCCCAACACCAGAGAGGGGACGCAGCCTCTGACCTCTCACCTCTAACCCGGGTGGGAGGATGTAGATGTCAGACGTTCCCGTTCCGAGTCCGGCTGGAGCCAGAAGAGAAGTCAACCTCCCAGCCCTTTGGGAGCTGTGTCATGGCTGACCGCGGTCATCAATCGCTTCACACCTCCACCCCTTCAGAAATCACTCACCCACTGCCTGGCTCCGTCGCCATTTCTCCTTATTTGACCCTGCCTCTGACTCTGACTGACCTCTAGGCTCACCAACCGCGGCACCAGCTTCGCCGTGACTCGGGCCAATGGCCTGAAGAGTTCGCGTTCGGTTTTTGGGGCCTAGACCAATCGTAGCCGGGCGATTTGTGGGCGGGCCCTGTTCCTAGGGTTACGAGGGGCTCGGCTGGCGGTGACCAATGAAAGCCCGAGGACACTAGCATCCTGCCGAGCCTGAGTCCTGAGGCTGGAACTCAGAAGACCCGCGTCTGGGGAGACGACTCAGGAAGGGCGGGTTACTATGGAAACTCCTCAGAGGccgaaaatgaaaaggaaaataaatagcagtgctttatggatttttctttcttttctggtcaAATTCCTTAGccccgggtgtgtgtgtgtgtggggggggtcagGTAGGAAATCGTGCCTACGTTGTTGTTCTGTGTCTTCCTcctgatggagaaactgaggcccaggtctCAAATTCTGCCTTCTCCATCAGGGGTCAGGGGCCCAGCCCTTAGAGTTGAGGAAATCCGGATCTCCTTGGGAGAGCTGAACCTTGTGTTGCCCAGCTCCACCCCCTCCAGTGTTTTACAGAAGAAAGAGATCCAGAATGGCGCTGTGACTTGTTTGAGGTCATGGCA comes from the Ailuropoda melanoleuca isolate Jingjing chromosome 13, ASM200744v2, whole genome shotgun sequence genome and includes:
- the CTSA gene encoding lysosomal protective protein produces the protein MTFRCRAPPGEQGRGGAEMVGAALLPSLLLLLLLLLPWAPPGQAVPDLDEIQYLPGLAKQPAFRQYSGYLRGSGSKHLHYWFVESQKDPKSSPLVLWLNGGPGCSSLDGFLTEHGPFLVQPDGATLEYNPYSWNLIANVLYLESPAGVGFSYSDDKTYATNDTEVAQSNFEALQDFFRLFPEYKDNELFLTGESYAGIYIPTLAVLVMQDPSMNLQGLAVGNGLSSYEQNDNSLVYFAYYHGLLGNRLWSSLQTHCCSQNKCNFYDNTDPECVTNLQEVSRIVGNSGLNIYNLYALCAGGVPGHLRYEKGTVVIHDLGNIFTRLPLKRMWHQALLRSGDRLRMDPPCTNTTAASTYLNNPYVRKALHIPEQLPRWDMCNFLVNIQYRRLYQSMQSQYLRLLTTQKYRILLYNGDVDMACNFMGDEWFVDSLNQKMEVQRRPWLVDYGDSGEQIAGFVKEFSHIAFLTIKGAGHMVPTDKPQAALTMFSRFLNKQPY
- the NEURL2 gene encoding neuralized-like protein 2, whose protein sequence is MAAVSDPVDLGAAWRSARPEPPPTRFHQVHGANIRVDPSGTRATRVESFAHGVCFSREPLAPGQVFLVEIEEKELGWCGHLRLGLTALDPSTLAAVPEFSLPDLVSLGHTWVFAITRHHNRVPREDRPEAEALAPSRPPALLVEPYLCIEQFRIPRDRLVGRSRPGLYSHLLDQLYELNVLPPTARRSRLGVLFCPRPDGTADMHIVINGEDMGPSARGLPAAQPLYAVVDVFASTKSVRLVQLEYGLPSLQTLCRLVIQRSVVHRLAIDGLHLPKGLKDFCKYE
- the SPATA25 gene encoding spermatogenesis-associated protein 25: MSYFMSPQTHQGLLPSSQGGATSPGSSLGIYSPIEPVVVASGGLGPLSQKAQAWGPALAVPEARGCPGGPSWETLQRKEYGRYNHKFPHARQPESLGWEDGCPRSRAPHLGGPSWPGPLLLCGLSPGVLPMPSEAGGKEASSQPDICILTLAMMIAGIPTVPVPGLREEDLIRAAQAFMMAHPEPEGAMEGARWEQACAHTASGQMPLMRSRRGQPPGSCL
- the ZSWIM1 gene encoding zinc finger SWIM domain-containing protein 1 codes for the protein MALTMLNELLIEDPNPPLLLHQVSKTAQLETLNYQSCFMQSVFAHFPEILFIHRTYNPVGKVLYTFLVDGPRVQLGGHLARAVYFAIPAKEDAEGLAQMFQVFKKFNPAWERVCTILVDPHFLPLPTLAMEFPAAEVLLSAFHICKFLQGKFYQLSLEQPVERVLLTSLQSTMCSATAGNLRKLYTLLSSCIPPAQLPELHSHWLLNDRIWLAHRWRSRAESSRYFQGLEVTTRVLSQFFGTTPSVEQGMASLLRYMQQNAGDEASFSPGLSAQNNHAPLDISPESPKVEQLVEARIQHSLNAICTGPAAQLCLGELAVVQKSVHLIGSGSEKVNIQILEDTHRVQPQPPASCSCYFHQAFHLPCRHILAMLSAQHQVLQPDMLPAQWTAGCAASLDNILGSKWSETLDKHLAVALLTEEVGQLLQQCSQEEFERRYSTLRELADSWIGPYEQVQL